Within the Echinicola sp. 20G genome, the region AATGTGGCTGTTTCAGGTGGGAATGATCAAGGAAATTTTCGGTTGTCCATAGGTCGTCTAGACCAGAAAAGTATCATGTGGAACAATGATTATTATAGGAATAATTTTAAGCTAAACACAGGGTACAATTTTACGGATAAGTTTAATGTAACCATCAGTGCTGAGTATGTCAAATCAGGCTCAGATAATAGAAGGTACTCTGGTAGTTCAGACTTTATTTGGTCTCATCGGCATACCGATTTTACCAAACTGATGAATTGGAGGGATTATTATGATATCCAGCGTCAGACTTTTAGAGATGGTGATGATTACCCCTATGCCAACTGGCAACATGAGTATTTCTCCAATCCATACTTTTTACAAGAGTATTATACCAATGCCAATACCAAAGACCGGTTGCTCGGAAATATTGCCGTAAACTATCAGTTCACTGAAGAATTGAGTTTAATGGTGAGAACAGGTACAGATTTTTGGACAGATACTCGGATCAATGTTACAGGAGTCGAAAGGACCAAGAACTATGTCACCACCAAAGGCTCTTATACGGAAACTGTGCTTAGAAGTCAAGAAACCAATAGTGATTTTATTTTCACTTATGACAAGGAATTCAGTAATGCTTTTTCTTTGAAAGTTCAAGCTGGAGGGATTAACCGTACCAATTATTACAAAAGAAACTATGTCAATGTCAGTGAATTGACCATTGATGGTCTTTATAATCTTGGGAACTATGCAAGTCCTGTAACGCCCGAAAGCACCATAAGGGAACAGGAAGTGAACAGTCTTTTTGGATCAGCAACATTTGGTCTGAACAATTACTTGTTCTTGGATGTAACAGGAAGAAATGATTGGTCAAGCACCTTGCCTGTGGATAATAACTCATTCTTTTATCCTTCTGTGGCTTTAAGTGCTGTCATCACAGATATGCTGGACATTCAAAGCAATGTGCTGTCATTTGCAAAGCTAAGGGCCAGTTGGGCACAAGTGGGAAGTGATGCGGATCCTTATATGCTAAATCAGGTTTACAATGCTGAGGGATTGTGGGCAGGAACTACCCCGACATATGCAGAGTCCAGTGAAATCGCCAATATCAATTTGAAGCCTGAGATTACAACTGGAAAAGAACTGGGCTTGGACTTAAGGTTCTTAGAGGGTAGAATAGGTTTGGATTTTACTTATTACTCCCAGTCCACTACCAATCAGATTCTCGCGGTATCCATTTCCAGGTCTTCAGGTTATGCGAGCCAAATTCTCAATGCTGGAGAAATAACCAACAAGGGGGTGGAGCTGATGGTATATGGTACTCCTATTCAATCTGATTTAGGTTTCAATTGGGACATGTCCTTTAACTTTTCCCGAAACAGAAATCTAGTGGTAGAACTTGCGGAAGGTTTGGAAAATTATACACTGGCCAGTCAGAACAGTTTGACTTCTGAAGCAAGGGTGGGACAGCCCTATGGAACTTTATATGGAAGAAGGTATTTGAGGTCTCCTGAAGGGGATGTTGTGTATAAAGATGGTTTGCCTCAGTTGGAAGAAGGGACGTTTGCGTTAGGCAATATTCAGCCAGATTGGATGGGTGGATTCTCCAATAATTTCCGTTATAAAAATTGGTCACTGGGCTCTCTGATTGATATTAGGATGGGCGGTGACCTTTTTGATGTGGGTACAGGATTGGCCAGGAAAACTGGGCAATATGCTGAAACTGCAATTGGCAGGGAAGAAGGTGTGATTGGGGAAGGAGTAATGAATGTGGGTACGGAAGAATCTCCAGTATATGTCTCCAATGATGTCATTGTAAATGCAGCTACATTTTGGAATGCTCAAAATCCAAGAACCTATCATGAGGCTGGAATTTTTGATGGAAGTTATGTCAAATTGAGAGAGTTGACCTTGGGTTATACTTTCCCTAAAAACTTCCTTGGCAACAATTTTATACAATCTCTAAAGATTTCTGCTGTCGGTAGGAACTTGGCGATTTTGTACAAAAACCATCCTCATATGGACCCACAGGTGGATATGAAAGGAGGAAATGCCCAAGGCTTTTCTTACGGGGAACAACCTTCTACCCGAAGTGTTGGCTTTAACCTAAGCCTTACTTTTTGATCTTAAGTCTGGAGTTTAAAACGAAGCATTATGAAAAGTATAAAAAGAATATGTAGCATTCTGATGATTTCCATAGTAGGCTTGATTTTAGAAGCTTGTACAGGGGATTTTGAAGAGATGAATACGGATCCTAATAATCCGGTGAGTATTTCGCCGGCCTTATTATTACCCAACGCCATTCAGGTTTCGGTAGATAGATATTGGGGACATAGTACCAGGTTTGAGCGGTTGAACATTGATGCAGCGATGTGCTGGATGCAGCACTTGGCCAGAAATATATATATCAATGTTGAAGGTGATAGTTATGAAATTCCCTTGACTATTTCATCTGGGACTTGGGATGCACTGTATAATGATGCCTTGATTAATTTTGAAAGTGTTTTAAAGCTTTCGGCAGAAGATGGTGAGTTCCATAATAGTAACTATCAGGGAGTTGCCATAACGATGAAAGCCTTTACTTTTTCATATATGACAGATGTGTTTGGCCCGATTCCTTATTCAGAGGCATTAAAAGGAACAGCGGAAGAAGCTATTAATAGCCCCAAATACGATTCCATGGAGGAAATTTATGCAGGGTTATTGGAGGAACTGGGTACAGCCAATGCGCTTTTGGATGTAAATGGACCGGCTATCAATGGAGATATTCTTTTTGATGGAGATATTTTAAAGTGGAAAAAGTTTGCCAATTCCTTAAGACTGAAATTGGCAAATCATCAAGCTGAGCAAAAGCCAATGGAATCCCAAGCAGTAATGGCGGAAATTTTAGGTAATCCAAGTGTGTACCCGGTATTCACAAATAACGATGATTTCGCTCAACTTCATCATGTAGATGTCATAGGCAGTAGAAACAAGATGTTTGATGTCTTCTCCACTCGATCAGATTGGAATATTAGCGAAACTTTGATTAACAAATTGTTGGAGTTGGATGATGATAGGATTACAGTTTATGCACTTCCCTTGGCTGATGGTTCGTATGCAGGTTTGCCTAATGGTCTCACTGATGCTGCAGCCAGTACTTATACCGCATCAACCATTGGGACAAAATTTCTTGATCCTACAGCCCCAAGTATTCTAATGAGCTATGCAGAGTTGCTTTTTATAAAAGCAGAAGCAGCATATGATGGGGATATTGATGGTGATCCGGCAGCTTTGCTGGAAGAGGCTATTGCTGCATCATTTGATCAGCATGGGTTGGATATGCCAGGTGATTATATGTCAAGGGTAGGCATGGTGGACAAAGAAGCTATAATGACTCAAAAATGGTTGGCACTTTTTGGGCAAGGGATTGAAGCTTGGACAGAATATAGAAGGACGGGATATCCGGTTTTTCCTCCTGCAAACCCAAATTCAGTTTTTTATAATGAAGGTGTTTTGCCTACCAGAATAGAATATCCTACCTCGGAATATTCTTTGAATAAGTCAGCTTTGGATGAAGGAGTGAGGATACTTGGTGGAGAAGATAATATGAGGGTACCACTTTGGTGGGTTGAAAATTAAAATATCCGATTCTATTTACGCTATTCAAAAAGATGAAAAAGATGAAAAATATACTAGATAAAGTTTGGGGTATCCTGATGATGATTTTAGCCTTTGTTGCAGTGAGTTGTGAAGATGTTGATGATTTGGCGACTCCAAATGTGGCTTCACCTGTGCTTGTGCTTTTAGATGGAAGCTCCTTTCCAGCTGATGCTTCAGTTGGTGTAACGGCTACATTTATGGAACTTGATAAAAGTGGAATTTTAGACCATACAGTTGGTATCGACAGTATTCCTGTTTCAGATCTTCAAGTTTTGGTTTATATCAACCAAACAGAAGAAGTATCGGCTTTAGTGACTGATGGAGAAGGGAAAATAGATCTTAGTGTTTCTTGGGAGGCACTAGGCCTGTCGGCAGCATCTTCTGGGGATCAGGTAAGATTGGAATTTGCTGGAACCCATAAGAATGTGAGTTTTCGGAAATACCATACAGTACGTGTTGACTAGGTGCTGTATTTTCAATCATGTTAGTGATTAGTAATGGGTAATTCTATAGGTCGAAACCTAGGTGGCTTAGCTGTCTAGGTTTTTTTATAGATGTTTTAGATTTTAATTTGTAAATTATGATAATCATAGTTTAATTTTCAACCTGTTTTTTATGTTTTTAATATTTTTTGTTAAAAACTGGTTTAAAAATGAATTGTGAATAGAGGTGAGAGAGAGCAAGGTTGACATATATATAGAAGCCCAAAATAATTGATGATCGTTTAGAGGGCTGGATGTTTCTTTTCGGTGCAAACAAATCAGTAAACCCATTACTGTAGAATTATTTATTAGAATACATCAATTTAAATTATAACCATTTCAACCATGACAGCAAAAATCAACAGAAGAGCTTGGCTCAAGTCCAGTTTATTGGCAGCTGGAGGCATAGGTTTGGCTCCTTCATTAGTATCGGCAAGTACAACTCGTATATCTTCTCATGTGTCTCCCTTTAATCCTCAAAGTTTACTTTGGGAGCATGATCCAATGTATAAAGAGAAGGCTCCAGCCTTAAAGGCTCGGCTTTTAGCCAATGAAAATCCTTACGGTCCTTCCAAAAAAGTTATTTCCACGATTTCCGATGCCGTTTCTTTAGGAAACAGATATGCCCATGGGGATGCCGCTACCCTGATTGATATGATTGCCGAGAAAGAAGGGGTCACTAAAGATCACATTATGTTGGGGCCAGGTTCGACAGACCTTTTGGAGAAAACCGCCATTGTAAGATTTTTGGAAGGGGGAAATATAGTTTCAGCTGATCCTTCGTACATGTCTTTGATCAATACTTC harbors:
- a CDS encoding SusC/RagA family TonB-linked outer membrane protein; this encodes MLNTFTKRLTVLLVAFMLSEEGKAQLLAEFAQVPDRFTITREPSLPDVLRKLETIYKVSIAYPSDLVDQKWSKEFTPNRELTIEENLTSLLNGTDLSFKQGVGSFYVVMKKDAEEKHIKSSISATLGSTKKMIREEVTGVVVDEEGLPVPGASVLVKGTMTGSVTDLDGKFTLDVEGKASDKILVVSFIGFETKEVTVGAETELTIVLSSSTMALNEIVVTAFGLERDKKALGYTVQSVKGDELTEAQNPNIVNSLSGRVAGVQINGNSMPGSGAHVVIRGSSSVAGGNQPLVVVDGVPLEQTSSRTYGNGLSEINPDNIKEINVLKGATAAALYGSRAANGVIMVTTKDGKGTKGIGVAINSNMTFDNPLVKPEFQNTYGGGTGYRTWYVDGRNGFDADGIRGTAGVDESWGQPMDGSMVPLWYSAPGLTALTPQPDNWEDFWETGKTISNNVAVSGGNDQGNFRLSIGRLDQKSIMWNNDYYRNNFKLNTGYNFTDKFNVTISAEYVKSGSDNRRYSGSSDFIWSHRHTDFTKLMNWRDYYDIQRQTFRDGDDYPYANWQHEYFSNPYFLQEYYTNANTKDRLLGNIAVNYQFTEELSLMVRTGTDFWTDTRINVTGVERTKNYVTTKGSYTETVLRSQETNSDFIFTYDKEFSNAFSLKVQAGGINRTNYYKRNYVNVSELTIDGLYNLGNYASPVTPESTIREQEVNSLFGSATFGLNNYLFLDVTGRNDWSSTLPVDNNSFFYPSVALSAVITDMLDIQSNVLSFAKLRASWAQVGSDADPYMLNQVYNAEGLWAGTTPTYAESSEIANINLKPEITTGKELGLDLRFLEGRIGLDFTYYSQSTTNQILAVSISRSSGYASQILNAGEITNKGVELMVYGTPIQSDLGFNWDMSFNFSRNRNLVVELAEGLENYTLASQNSLTSEARVGQPYGTLYGRRYLRSPEGDVVYKDGLPQLEEGTFALGNIQPDWMGGFSNNFRYKNWSLGSLIDIRMGGDLFDVGTGLARKTGQYAETAIGREEGVIGEGVMNVGTEESPVYVSNDVIVNAATFWNAQNPRTYHEAGIFDGSYVKLRELTLGYTFPKNFLGNNFIQSLKISAVGRNLAILYKNHPHMDPQVDMKGGNAQGFSYGEQPSTRSVGFNLSLTF
- a CDS encoding SusD/RagB family nutrient-binding outer membrane lipoprotein, with protein sequence MKSIKRICSILMISIVGLILEACTGDFEEMNTDPNNPVSISPALLLPNAIQVSVDRYWGHSTRFERLNIDAAMCWMQHLARNIYINVEGDSYEIPLTISSGTWDALYNDALINFESVLKLSAEDGEFHNSNYQGVAITMKAFTFSYMTDVFGPIPYSEALKGTAEEAINSPKYDSMEEIYAGLLEELGTANALLDVNGPAINGDILFDGDILKWKKFANSLRLKLANHQAEQKPMESQAVMAEILGNPSVYPVFTNNDDFAQLHHVDVIGSRNKMFDVFSTRSDWNISETLINKLLELDDDRITVYALPLADGSYAGLPNGLTDAAASTYTASTIGTKFLDPTAPSILMSYAELLFIKAEAAYDGDIDGDPAALLEEAIAASFDQHGLDMPGDYMSRVGMVDKEAIMTQKWLALFGQGIEAWTEYRRTGYPVFPPANPNSVFYNEGVLPTRIEYPTSEYSLNKSALDEGVRILGGEDNMRVPLWWVEN